In a genomic window of Urocitellus parryii isolate mUroPar1 chromosome 11, mUroPar1.hap1, whole genome shotgun sequence:
- the Fubp1 gene encoding far upstream element-binding protein 1 isoform X13 has translation MADYSTVPPPSSGSAGGGGGGGGGGGVNDAFKDALQRARQIAAKIGGDAGTSLNSNDYGYGGQKRPLEDGDQPDAKKVAPQNDSFGTQLPPMHQQQRSVMTEEYKVPDGMVGFIIGRGGEQISRIQQESGCKIQIAPDSGGLPERSCMLTGTPESVQSAKRLLDQIVEKGRPAPGFHHGDGPGNAVQEIMIPASKAGLVIGKGGETIKQLQERAGVKMVMIQDGPQNTGADKPLRITGDPYKVQQAKEMVLELIRDQGGFREVRNEYGSRIGGNEGIDVPIPRFAVGIVIGRNGEMIKKIQNDAGVRIQFKPDDGTTPDRIAQITGPPDRCQHAAEIITDLLRSVQAGNPGGPGPGGRGRGRGQGNWNMGPPGGLQEFNFIVPTGKTGLIIGKGGETIKSISQQSGARIELQRNPPPNADPNMKLFTIRGTPQQIDYARQLIEEKIGGPVNPLGPPVPHGPHGVPGPHGPPGPPGPGTPMGPYNPAPYNPGPPGPAPHGPPAPYAPQGWGNAYPHWQQQAPPDPAKAGTDPNSAAWAAYYAHYYQQQAQPPPAAPAGAPTTTQTNGQGDQQNPAPAGQVDYTKAWEEYYKKMGQAVPAPTGAPPGGQPDYSAAWAEYYRQQAAYYAQTSPQGMPQHPPAPQCRFDPASIELAL, from the exons ATGGCAGACTATTCAACAGTGCCTCCACCCTCCTCTGGGTcagctggtggtggtggtggcggcggTGGTGGAGGAGGAGTTAACGATGCTTTCAAAGATGCGCTGCAGAGAGCCCGGCAG attgcAGCAAAAATTGGGGGTGATGCTGGTACATCATTGAATTCAAATGACTATGGTTATGGGGGACAAAAAAGACCTTTAGAAGATGGAG ATCAACCAGATGCTAAGAAAGTTGCTCCTCAGAATGACT cTTTTGGAACACAGTTACCACCGATGCATCAGCAACAAAG ATCTGTAATGACAGAAGAATACAAAGTTCCAGATGGAATGGTTGGATTTA taaTTGGGAGAGGAGGTGAACAGATCTCACGCATACAGCAGGAATCTGGATGCAAAATACAGATAGCTCCTG acagTGGTGGCCTTCCAGAAAGGTCTTGTATGTTAACTGGAACACCTGAATCTGTCCA ATCAGCAAAACGGTTACTAGATCAGATTGTTGAAAAAGGAAGACCAGCTCCCGGATTTCATCATGGTGATGGACCTGGAAATGCGGTTCAAGAAATCATGATTCCAGCTAGCAAGGCAGGATTAGTTATTGGAAAGGGAGGAGAGACTATTAAACAACTTCAG gaaCGGGCTGGAGTTAAAATGGTTATGATTCAAGATGGGCCTCAGAACACTGGTGCTGATAAACCTCTTAGGATTACAGGCGACCCATACAAAGTTCAA CAAGCCAAGGAAATGGTGTTAGAATTAATTCGTGATCAAGGTGGTTTCAGAGAAGTTCGAAATGAGTACGGGTCAAGAATAGGAGGAAATGAAGGGATTGAT GTTCCAATTCCAAGATTTGCTGTTGGCATTGTAATaggaagaaatggagagatgatcaaaaaaatacagaatgatgCTGGTGTTCGAATTCAATTTAAGCCAG ATGATGGAACAACACCTGATAGAATAGCACAAATAACAGGACCTCCTGACCGATGTCAACATGCTGCAGAAATTATTACAGACCTTCTTCGAAGTGTTCAG GCTGGTAATCCTGGTGGACCTGGACCTGGTGGTCGAGGAAGAGGTAGAGGTCAAGGCAACTGGAACATGGGACCACCTGGTGGACTAcaggaatttaattttattgtgccAACCGGGAAGACTGGATTAATAATAGGAAAAG GAGGTGAAACCATAAAAAGCATAAGCCAACAGTCTGGTGCAAGAATAGAACTTCAGAGAAATCCTCCACCTAATGCAGACCCtaatatgaaattatttacaATTCGTGGCACTCCACAGCAAATAGACTATGCTCGGCAACTCATAGAAGAAAAGATTGGT GGCCCAGTAAATCCTTTAGGGCCCCCTGTACCCCATGGGCCCCATGGTGTCCCAGGCCCCCATGGACCTCCTGGGCCTCCAGGGCCTGGAACTCCAATGGGACCGTACAACCCTGCACCTTATAATCCTGGACCACCTGGCCCAGCTCCTCA tggTCCTCCAGCCCCATATGCTCCTCAGGGGTGGGGAAATGCATATCCACATTGGCAGCAACAGGCTCCTCCTGATCCAG CTAAGGCAGGAACGGATCCAAATTCAGCAGCTTGGGCTGCTTATTATGCTCACTATTACCAACAGCAAGCACAGCCACCACCTGCAGCTCCTGCAGGTGCACCAACTACAACCCAGACTAATGGACAAG GAGATCAGCAAAATCCAGCTCCAGCTGGACAGGTTGATTATACCAAGGCTTGGGAAGAGTACTACAAGAAAATGG